AGCTGGACCTACCCACTCAAGTCCTGATCCTCCTCAAATTTTTGTTTTTTCATAGATCGCCCTCAGGCGAGTCATGTCGTGTTTATAAAATACCCTTGCGACGAGAGCCCAGCCAGGTCGGTGGTAACATGATGCTTCAGACTGATAGGCTCATCAAGAGATTTGGTGGGTTGATAGCAGTCAATGAGGTGAGCTTGGGGGTGGAGAAGGGATCGATAACACTCCTCATAGGGCCCAATGGCTGTGGCAAGACTACTTTCGTTAACACGGTGACTGGATACTACAAGCCGGACGGCGGGAGGGTCTTCTTTCAGGGGGAGGAAATAACGGGCCTTCCGCTTCACAAGACCTATGAGAAGGGGCTCGTCAGGACCTTCCAGATACCCTCCCCGTTCCTCAAGCTCTCGGTCCTCGAGAACCTTCTTGTGGCGGCTAGAGGCCATCCGGGAGAGCTCTTCACGAGGCACATTCTCAGGTCCTCCTGGAAGAGGTTCGAGGATGAGGCTGTTGAGAGGGCATTCGAGATAATGAGGGTTCTCGGCCTGGAGGATCACTGGGACAAGGAGCCGGCCTCCCTTGATGCGGGGGCCCTGAAGCTAATAGAGATAGGACGAGCCCTCATGTCCGGGGCCAAGATGGTGGTCCTGGACGAGCCTATAGCCGGCGTCAACCCGAGGCTCGCTCACGACATCTTCTCCTACATAGTGAGGCTGAGGGACTCTATGGGCCTCACGTTCCTTATAATCGAGCACAGGTTGGACATAGCCCTGAAGTACGTTGATTTC
This is a stretch of genomic DNA from Candidatus Korarchaeota archaeon NZ13-K. It encodes these proteins:
- a CDS encoding ABC transporter ATP-binding protein translates to MMLQTDRLIKRFGGLIAVNEVSLGVEKGSITLLIGPNGCGKTTFVNTVTGYYKPDGGRVFFQGEEITGLPLHKTYEKGLVRTFQIPSPFLKLSVLENLLVAARGHPGELFTRHILRSSWKRFEDEAVERAFEIMRVLGLEDHWDKEPASLDAGALKLIEIGRALMSGAKMVVLDEPIAGVNPRLAHDIFSYIVRLRDSMGLTFLIIEHRLDIALKYVDFVYAMHQGKIIATGTPEEIARNERVRMVYVGG